The genomic segment CAGAATGTTGCACTGGGACCTTATGTAACAAGGACACATTTGAACGTAAATATCACAATGGAAATAAATAAGAGATTAACTAATTTTCTAAACCTCAATCTAAGGTCTCATTCAGGTAACGGCGATTTGTCTTCAATTAAAATGAAACTGATTTTcagccaatttttttatttgattttcatcagtatttggtcagtgtcttacTATGCGTCTAATTTTCCCATATAATAAGCTAAAACAAAACTAGTATTGGCGCCAGGGAGTTCCAGAAGGGTCCCTAGtagaaataaacaattttttttatctctattggctaacacggtacaaagatatattttacctttatCTAGCTTTTTTTGTCCTTTTGACTTATTTAGTATTTGGTTAATTAACCAGCCTATGTACCCTTTGGCAAATTGTGGTCTAATTTTTccattatgtttaaaaaaaaaaactatcagtTTTTCTAAtctattaaaatgtaaaaaatggaaATTGATGTTAATATTTAAAGCAATAATTAGCATTTTTTTTCTCCAGATCCTAAAGAAAATGTAACAGAAAATGGAGTAAAATGTCCATGCTCCCTCTGTATAGGAACCTTAGAGGAATGTAAGACTGACGAGATGATAAACTGCACAGGATCCATGGACCGATGTGTGGAttacagggccacagtgagggatcAATGCAAGTACATTTTTCTTAAAGatgtgtaaaatataaaaaaactataTTAAATTCACATGTGAAATATTTATCAGTTTGTGTATACAGTTCCTGTGTATATTTATCATTTAGAACCTTTTCTGTCCAATTTAtactatactagctgtagtacctggcattgtctgtgatagtaactgtctcactgtctctctcccagtctctgtctgtttccctctctgtctctctatctctctgtctgtgtctgtctgtctctatcttcatctctttgtctgtctgtgtttttccctgtctgtctctctatctctttctctgtctgtctctctatctctttgcctgtctatctctttccctgtctgtctctttctgtttcttttcctgtctttccctgtctgtctctttccctgcctgtctctttgtctgtttatctgtctgtttttctctttgtctgtctgtctctgcctgcctctgtctgtctgcatctttccctgtctgtcagtctcattccttgtctgttagtctctttccctgtctgtcgctgtgtgtctctttctctgtctgtttccttgtctttctctgtcagtctctttctttttctgtctctttccatttttgtctctttccttgtctgtttgtgtatatctatatctgtgtgtctgtctctgtctgtgtgtctgtctctgtctgtgtgtctgtctctgtgtgtctgtctctttacctttctgtttctttccctgtttgtgtttttccttgtctgtctctttccctgtctttctttttccatgtctgcctctgtctttgtctgtctttttccctctctgtctctctccccctctctgtctgtctctttccctgtctctctttccctttctgtctgccatttttccctgtctgtccgccttttttttccctgtctgtatctgtctgtttgtctctgtttttttccctgtctacctttgtctgtctctttctctgtctgtccatATTTGTCTATCTGCcttttttcccagtctgtctgtctgtttgtctttttccctgtctgcctctgtctgtctacctctgtctgtatctttctcattctgtctggctttttttcttATTTGTCTCagactgtatgtctctgtctcttttcctgtcttccTCTGTCACtctttttctttgtctgtctctgtctgtctgcctttttcccagtctgtctgtctgattGTTTCATTCCCagtttgcctgtgtctgtctgtctctttccaggtgtgtcattttgtctttctctttctctgtcagtctggcattttttttcctatctgtctctctctgtatgtctttgtctctttccctgtctgcctctatctgtctgtctctttccctctttgcctctttctctctatctttgtgcctctctctgtctctttctgtctctctctatccatctctccagtgacatcttattacctcacacataagcttcctatactaacaatttcctttgttcctataacaaccaatcacaactCCTCTTAATAACCTGCAGCTCCCAGCTTCATTTCCCAATCAAAACATAGTCGATGATGTTCCCTGAGTAAAattgggcatctgtgcaaaattttgtgattgtaaatgtgacggtgcaaattcacttagcggacatacacacacacccatacatacacacacacaaacacacacacacaaaaacacacacatacacacacatatacacacacacactcacaaacacacacacacacacacacatacaccacaaacatacacacacacatacacacacacacacacacacaaacacacacacaaacacacacactcatacacacacatatacacacacatacagacatacacacacatacacacacatatacatacacacatacacacaaatacacacacaaacacacacatacacacaaacacacacatacacacacatatgcacacacatacagacatacacacacatacacacacacacatacacacaaacacacacacatacacacacatacacacataaacacacaaacacacacgcaaacacacatacacacacatacatacacatagacacaaacacacacacaaacacacatacacacacataaacacacatatacacacacacccacacacatttacacacacccataaacacacacaaacatacacacacatacacacacatacacacaaacacacatacacacacacacaaacacacaaatacacacacacacatatacacacacatacacacatacacacacacatacacacaaacacacatgcatacatacacacacacatacataaactcaGCTTTAAATATTAGATTAATGGAAAGTAAAATATCTGCATAAGTTCCCTTTGCTTAATGCTGTCAAATTTATTTCTATAGATGGAAGAGATGCTAATTATTCTTGCAAAGGCTGTGCTAATTCTGACGGCTGCAAGTTCAACTTCTACAGCAAAATTTTATTTGAAGAAATGCACAGGGAGATGCTGAAGTGTTAGACGTTAATTCGTATCTAGGCATTTTCGATAAATAAACTATTAATGAATTATCAATCAAATCATAATGATCTTTCTTAATTACAAATAGTATACTGTAGAGTGATACAATGCATACGATTTAAATGAACATGTGATTATATGTACACTTTAAAAAATATTCATTAAATATCAATCTGTCTCATTACAATGCACTTGCTCTGTAATCATTTCTAATGGAAGGACTGTTCCGATGAAATAAATATAAACTCTTAAAGCTTATATGTCAGTTTAAGTGTGTTTGCAGAATAAGATGTCATGTGCATGCGTTCATGAAAAATAAAACATTTATGTCCGTTACTTGAAGAGTATCCTGCAGTTTTTATTGGTAGTTACTGTATTTCTGCAGGCTCTATCTATAGTATTTATTTCTATTTGAGCTATTGATGAGTGGAAATTAATTTTTAACACATTTCCCATCAACAGCTCACAAAGACATGAGAGATTTCTGCTGTAATTATTCTTTCTGGTACATATTCTGAAATAGCAGCATAAATGACATTGTAGTacaatactgagcagtgcagctgtgaatccagctcttggCTGAGATAAAACATTTTCTTAAATGCAGCAACAGGATAGATGACATTATATAACTGTACTGAGCAGGGCAGTTGTGAATCGAGCTTTGGGGTAAGATCTGCCATCTTATTATTCTTTCACAACACCATAGTGTTAGATAGGCAGCAGGAATTTGACcctgtcacatggagatttttaaAAACTTCGCCAACTGTGATGGTGGGGTCAGCAtcggttcagactacagattctgaaaaCCTGCCTGATAACAATTTTGCTGTCTGTgctcaatgcaggcagacttgggcattAACTTTCAGAGTGTTAGATCATATGCAggcaagcaagagttaatctctcctagtctgcttgttagtctcctttgatcacatgttttggggaagccaatcacatttgctcccctcctatatatgttggCTATATCCTtatttctatgccagctatagtttgactTTTGGTAATGTGCACTGCACCTCTCCGAAGCagggacgcatacacccagcttcggagtaatgtgcatgactggaagtgcggacGACTTCCGAGCAAGTGCAGTAAGCCTCTATGAAGTCTGGGTGCATATACCTGGCGTCAGAGACGTTCTCTGCTGAGAGGTGCAAACCTGCACTCATGCATGGGTTTCAATAGAGATGCAGATGATGCTGGGCATTATATGTGGGCAGCCTAGTCGAGGAAACTAATGGCCCTGGTTCTTGCACATTTAAACCTGCAGCAAGTCAGTTCTTGCAGCTTTGTTTTTGCCAACTTTACCTATTCCAATGAAAGGGAAAAATCTCCAACAACTGAAAGGGAAACATCTTCACCAAAAACAAACGCTAAACAAGTGcatcaaaaatataccaaaaacaCACGTTTTTTCCACTATGCTTAAAATGAGAAAAGTACTAGCTGGTTAATTAAAATCCAGAATTACAatataccatatatactcgagCTGACCCAAATATAAGCCGAGGCACCTAAGTTTACCACAAAATACTGGGTAAACTTTTTGACCctagtataaagcgggctttacacgctgcgacatcgctagcatcggctagtgattttgagcgcgatagcacccgcccccgtcgtacatgcgatatctggtgaacaTTGCCGtgatgaacattatcgctacagcagcttcacacacacgtaccaggtcggcgacgtcactgtgaccgccgaacaatccctccttcaaggaggaggtgcgttcggcat from the Anomaloglossus baeobatrachus isolate aAnoBae1 chromosome 11, aAnoBae1.hap1, whole genome shotgun sequence genome contains:
- the LOC142256522 gene encoding phospholipase A2 inhibitor and Ly6/PLAUR domain-containing protein-like; its protein translation is MKNLVAFLYILSALVISVFSHKCYSCVSSNSTTCNQTEIECLGPRCMTASQYFILNGTLSESMFKGCANETLCKDKGMGKGKNTEYQFSSECCTGTLCNKDTFEHPKENVTENGVKCPCSLCIGTLEECKTDEMINCTGSMDRCVDYRATVRDQYGRDANYSCKGCANSDGCKFNFYSKILFEEMHREMLKC